The Monodelphis domestica isolate mMonDom1 chromosome 5, mMonDom1.pri, whole genome shotgun sequence DNA segment TGACACAAGGAAAATGACATGAGCTTCAACATTTCAGGTGATGCAAACAACAATTGAGTGGGTACAGGTAGGCTGCAACCTACTATCTCTGATGGGTTGGGTGGGTAAAAACTGTCATCAGAGACTTCATTtttaacctgtgatttcattggtgtagaaaACTTAAGACTTAGAAGGTTGTTTGGGATACTGAGATGTTAAGTAAGTGACCTGTTCTTCACAAGGCCAGGATGTGTCAGGaataggacttgaattcagatctttaaTCATGATTTTGAGGTTGCCTCTCGTAATAAATTATATCATCCAGGAAACAAGGTCTAAGAATGAGGTGGACGGGTTAAATAACAACATAAAGAGATCATGGAGAGTCTGAAAGCTACACTAGAAACCCCAGAATATTAAAAGACATAGACCTAGAGGAATGCTTCCAGTGCATTAACTACCATATCCCATATTATGGGCAGGAATAAGAATTTTACACGAGAAGGGGTGAGTTAAAATTGGGAGGAAATAATCATATGGAGAAGACTACAGGTCTACTAGCATAGAAAATAGCagcaataatagctagcattactATAGCTCTGTAAAGTTGCAAGATGTTATACAAATAtcaactcattttatccttacaataaccctgagaagtatgtgctattatccccattttacagctcaagaaactgagacagaggttaagagaTGAGGTCACACTGCTATTAAGTGTCTcagcttggatttgaactcagatgttcctgactgcaggccaaagactgcatcacctagctgctatCTATAGATGGATAGACAAGCTCAACCAGTTACCTGTTGAGCTGAATGACAGCTGACAAATCTGATAATTTGGTTTTCACATCTGGATACAGGAAGTGCAATTTCCTATGCATCATTGTTGGTGTCACTTAGAACATGTAGTAACTAGGATTTCTTGATATAGATGACTATCTCTTTAAATGTACTACTATGCTCTTCATTTCTAGGTAGTTCTCTCAACCCTAATCCAGCTCTGCTCCAGGACTACACAACAGTACTATTTTAGGACCTAACTATTCTCTTCCCCACCACCattatttttccccattcctACAGATATTGGGAAGGAGATATGACTAGAGAGGTAGATACCATTCTCTGCTGCTGTCACAGGAAGTCTTCCTTAGTCCCATGATCCTCAAGGATCAAATGCTACCAGCTGTATCttgtttcccccacccccaccaccaccaaatcTCCCTATATCCTGGAGAACAAGGGCAGATCTCTGGGATATCTCTCAAGTAGGATATCACTAGTAAAGATGGGGATGAAGGCTTCAATCCTTCAGCTTTCACagtattctctcttctcccctaccTCAACAAGAACAATCGTTATAATCATATAAATGTGGAACAAGAATAAATTCAGGAAGGTCATCATAGGGGTTGCTGAACTTGAAATAGAAAGGCATCTACCCTGCACAGGCCTCATCTGAAGTATCGTGGTCAACTCAGGGCACCATATTTTATAGAGTATTAGTTTCCTGAAGAGCCCCCAATAGACCCAGGATAGTGATATCATGGCAGACCAAAATCAATTGAAGTTAAAGATGTTTAGCTAAGAGAACGGTTGGATGGAGCTAAGCATATGAAGGATTGACTTGTGGAAGGGGATAATCTTCCTAAGTTTTTTCTACTTGGGCCCAGAGGACAAAGCCAGGAAGAATGAGTAAAGTTGGCAAGAAACAAATTTCGACTCGAGGtaaagaaaaacttggaaaatattaaagctatccaaaagtggaatggatggCTTGAGGTAAGAGTGAGTCCTTTTCCCTAGAGGTTTTTAAGCAAAGGCTAGACAAACACTTGTCAGATATGTTGTAAATCCTCATTCAGGgatagattgaactagatgacttctgaggttccaTACACCTCCTACACCAAAAGTGGCAGTTTGTCTGGCCCACTCTACCAAGAGACTGTTTCCTTCGAAGGGTTAGAACAATTGCTACACAATTAGTATTTTTTGCAACCCTGCCTGGACCCACTCCACCTTTTTTATTGATGTCTCAATTGATGGTCACTGGTCATTTGGGGGCTACTTCCCACCTTGTCCTTCCCCAAAGTGAGCTATTCCTGGAGTTTCCTCTTCCAGTTTCATAATGTTTCGGCACACAGTAATAACACAATTTCCAATCCAAAaagggctttttttcttttacaattccCCCTTCCAAAATTTACAAAAAGAGAGGACAAATCTTTCCATTTACAGATATTCTCCAACTGTAGAAGTGGTTTGAACATATCTAGTCTGAGTGTTTCTTTCTTCGTATTCATAATTCTTTAACTAAAGGCATTGTTCAATGAATTGAAGCAAGCAAATTTCCTCAGTTCCTACTTTCTGCAAACGGCTCCTAGGTGAAAAAAATGGACActccttccaaaaagaaaaaaaaccaaaacgtTCTGAAAGCACAGTGTGCAGTTCTGCAACTTTACCTATGCTGGGAAAGTGGTTGTCAATAAGCCAGCCATCCACAGGTATCTATTTGTTCCAGTAGCGGGCTCCTTTAAGCTCGGGGACTCCCTGGATAACACGTCTGCTCTTCACAAGCTTTTATTTCCTTGTGAGGTGAATCTCAGCTGGCATTCCCTGTCCCAGTGGTTCATCGGTGATGTGCCATTCAACAAGAGACTCAGTGATGGGAAGCTGGCTCGTGGGAGGATGGGTGTGGTTTCTGCAGCTGAATCCCAAAGCCCTGCCCCAggatttcttccttctgtctctcttgctGTCACCAGCTCACACCTGACTTCCCAGGAAATCTGACGATTTCTCCTATCCTTGGGATCAGCTGTTAGCAAGTGTGACTTTGGTTCAACCAATGCAAAGTCAGGGTTAAAAAGCTTTACAAGATAATTAAGGCAAGAAATCAATCAGAGCAACGCGTTGAACACCGAATCGCCGCTTCTTAGTCATAGGGGCACTGTTCATTTTAGCCCTGGCTTTACTCTCGTTTTCACCCTCACTCTGCATCCTGACCTTCCATGGGCTGAATTTCTTTTCCTGGACTTCCCTGAGGTCTGTCTCAGCCTTTTAGGTGAAACAGCTCATTGCCTCTATCTCCGAACAAAGGCCCATGCCTGCCATGTGACCCTCAGACTTCACCTTTTCTAAGCCTTCAAAGCTAACCTTTGTCGTGGTTCTTTCCCAAAGGGCTCAGAACCATCTTTTCAAGCATTGCTACTGGCTCCTTCTGGCAGCTCCCTCCAAGTTCCGACTGGCTGGAAAGTCTTGACAGTAGGCTCGTCTTTCGCAGTCCAGCTATTGGCTGTCACTGAAGACTggctcctcctccttccctaccCTCCAACCCTAGTCATTTCCTCAGAATTATATATTCCCAAATTTGAAAATATCCTAATGCCTTACCCAGACAACACTAAGCTAATTTCtatccagaagaaaacatcagGCGTGCAAGgaagacagaagaatggaaacagggacagggacagggacagggagagaTTTTCTTGGAGAGCTTAGATTGTGTGGCGGAGGGGAAGATATGCCTAAAACATGAGAAATGGGGACTTGGAAGGCAGAATCCCTTTCTGCAGCTGTCTAGCTCCACTGCAAGCACTAACTACCCAGGCTTCAGAGTTTAGACGGAAGGcggaaggagaagagaaaccaGTGCCAAGGAAGCAGGGGCAGgcaggaaggagaaaataaagcaGAAATTGTCTGAGCCTTGTTCAGGCCTCCCTTTCCACCATGAGGAGACGTGTCCGTGTCACTCCCCCCACCCTGAACAAGTGTAGTGGTTTGGAGACAAGGTCGAATGAGAGCAGAACGTGAAGATGCAGCCCCAAGCAAGCTGAGCAAGGCAGAGGTGAGACAAgggttccttcctttcctctggaCAGGAAACTCCCTTCTCCAGGCAAAGTGTGAGGAGAATAAGAAAGCCTAGCTCTAAGACAGACAGTTTCAGGGTCCAGTTCACTTTATTAAGAAACCTGATTATTCAAAAGGAGGGGACAGGGAAACCCCAACTCCTAGTGCCAGAGGCCTCTCCCATCTCCTATGGCATCGCAACCAGAGGAGGAAGCTGCCTCTCACCCCCACCCTCCAAATCATAAGCTAGGGAAATTGCTGGGAGCTCCAATTAGATTTCACCCCCTCCTAACTGAGGGAGCAAAGTAACTCCCAGTAGCAGTAGGAGCTGGGGAACACTctagggggagaggaagggggcaGACATTCTATGGGGAATATTTGTAAACAAGTAACATCCCTAACTCCCAGGATAGAGCAACCAGGGCAGTTCAAGCCCTGTTAATTAATggccacccccccacccccctaagtacccctctaattttttttttaaataggccaCAGTACCTCAGGGTAGAGTGAGATAAAGAGCTAGGAAAAGATGAGTGGAGATCTAGGGGAAAGACCTAAAGTTGGGAAATcccaggagagggagaagggctAGCCTAAATTTGAGGGGAACCCTATATTGTTACAAATAGCTTGTAGCAATAGCATGCtaaatcccccctcccccagccccaaaACCCAGATGGAAGAACCCCTCCCGAGTCCCCTGGACTCCACAGCTCGGCTCCAGTCTGTTGTTCCATTTCTGGGGACACTAAAATGGGGGTTCGGTGCAGGTGACAGGTTAGAGAGGCTCAGAAGGACTCTTCAGAGTGACTGTGGGGAGAAGGCATCTCAGAAGTCAAACTCCTCATGGTCCCCAGTTCCCTCCTCCCCTTGGGGCCCCCATACTCGTCGGTAATTACTCTCCAACTGACGCTGTCTTTGTCGTTCTTTCTGGGCCTCCTCTGCTCCCTGGATCTgaaggacaaaaaagaaagatggatggaATGGGAGAGGTTACCTGAAGACCCAGAGGAAGCACCAGGGACTGATGGGAGGGCAAACAAGGGGCCTCACCAGGATGTTGAAGAAGATCTCTTTGAGGTTCTTGGTGTCCTCATCAGACAGCCAATGTCCATCCTCCTCCTCACTCTCTCCAGCCCCCGGCCGAACAATCTTGATCTCCACTTTACCTAGGAgagggggcagagggagagaggagagttaGAAACCTCAGCTGGGCTGCCCCGGAGATGGATCTCCTCTCCAAGGGTCCCCCCACCACCTCTACTTTCAGCCATGAGCCTCCTCTCTAGGGTTGTCTCTACCAGTTGGAATGTTTGCTCCTTAACTGCAGGGACTCTCTTGGCATTCTAGGAGCTTAGCACTGTGCTCTGCAAGTGCGTAATAAATGTTCGGTTGTACATTCCCTCCCACTCCATGgccaaccctcccccacccctccagcCCTCCCAGGCCCCCGAAGCTCTCTTTCCCACCTTCAGCTGTGAGCCCCTCCCTCTCAAGCAGGTCCTTCACCAGTCCCTCTATATGTTTCACTTGGGGATTCTCCCGCTTCATCTCAAAGACAGACAGATCCTGATTCGGGCCTCCAGCACGGAGTCTGGTGACCCGGACTCTGACCCGacgctcagtttcctcatcttttggGGGACACGACAAGGAGAAGAAGGGGACCAGAGAAGCCAAAGAGTAATAAATCATTAAGTCAGGGATAAAGGAGTCATCCCTATTACCATGCCCCATTTACTCTTCCACcttattatatgcatatataagggATCCAAAATAAAGGAGGCTAGTAGGCCCTCCACCCAACCCAAAAGGTTATCTTCCCAGAATCATGCATTATCCCATTCCAAGTCCTCTTTTATATTGTCCATTATCCAGAGAGTTCTGGAGGATGAATACTGGGGAACACAAGAAAATAACTCTAAATTTCGTATATGAAACCCATCTCTCAGCAATGAACAAGTACATATTTGCAAAATGGCAGCAACCAAGTTGGAATCCCAATGCTGGATGGAACTGGAAGCCAAGTCAAAATGGGCTGGTTCATTTGAAACCAGTGAGTTTGGGCATATAGACCTCAACAACAAAGTTAGCTAAATGGGGCATCTATCACTGAATTTCCTGCTCATACCTGTGGACTGAGGTGAGGGAGGGCTGGTTGGAGGGGTAGCACCACCCTCCATGGGCCCCTCCCCCTGGTCAGGTCCCTGTCTTCCATCCATCCTCTGAATGAGCTTGTTGAGGGTGGATGCCAAGGCCTGGGAGGCTTGGCTACGTTCTGTTGCACTCCTTGGCTCCTCTGGATCTAGCTCCGATTCTGCCTAGAAATACCCAAGGGCAGGGAGGATTGTGGGAAGATGTCAGAGGCAACTGTGGGGAATCCAGATTTGGGGGATCAAGGCCCTCTGCCCCTTGGGTTGGGTTTATTAGACAAAAAGGCTCCCGCCCCTTTTCCTCCCAAACCTTATGACCCTCTTTCATGGCTAAAGAAGGTAGGTGAATATAAAGATGACTAAATTTGGATCCAGAGGACTGGGGTTTGAGTCTCATCTCAGTCACTAGTTATGTACCCTTAATCCCTAaacctcaatctcctcatctgtaaaatggagtgaaTAATATTTATGAGTAAACCACTGAAATAGTATGAAAATAGCAGCTAACACTAGTTGCTCCTTCTGTTCCTTTCCCAGATTTCTTCCCTTGTGATCTCACACTGGCGACACATCTTACCTCTTGGATAATGTTATCCAACTCCTTCTCCATCCCAGTCTTTACTTCAAACCGGAGCCTGCCTCGGTCTGAAGGTAGAAGCATCCCTTCTAGCTCCTTTTCAAACTCCCCCAAGAGTCGTTCTTCTTCATCCGCTTCTTCCTCCTCGATCCTCTCTTCTTCAACACCATCAGCTTTGACTTCTGGACCCTCATGGGCAGTTTCTGAGTTGCTTTCTGCATCTCCTTCCTGGCCTGGGTTTAGTTTCCCCTGTGACAGGGGAAAAGATTGGGGAGAATGAAAAGCTGAAGAGTGAAGGGGAGGAAATAGGGTCcagaaaggaataaataagagGCAGCTATTTGTCAAGGTGGACAAGAGAAAGGAAAGTctcaggagaaaggaagaaagaaaggaaagaagagggtaTTTAGGGgtttggggaggtgggggagaagaAAGGACAACTAACTAGAAGGAAATGACTTAGAGCAGGGAAAATGCAGGAGAAGCTGAGAACAAATACATTACTCCATGGCAGGCATATCAAAGTCAACAAGCAACAGGCTATTATCACGCCGAAGAGTCCATACCTTTTTTGTCCCACCTTTCAGTTCCTCTATGAATCGAACCAAGTCCCCTGGATTCCGAATGACCTTGACCTGAACATTATCATGGAAACCTGAAGGAAAAGGACAGGAGTGGACCCATTGTGTGCTAAGCCCCCTTTCTGGGATGAGGTGAAGAGAAATAAGGATGGAGAAATAGAAGAGACAGGTCCATGCCCTCCTATTTACCAGCCTAATAGGGGAAATATTCACATATAGAACACAGGCAACTAGAATGTTAAGAGGTACTTGAGAGGAGTGAATGTTAAAAGGCCCTGGATTCCAATTCCAACACAGCCACATATTAGTTATGGGATTTACCAACCCTggtctccaagcctcagttttgtcatctataaaatgagagtaatgaTACCTCAACTCCCTACCTCAAAGGcacttgtgaagatcaaattaaataaggTGAAAGTAAATTAGTAAAGTCTTACCCACGTGTAAGGCACTTATTAATGAGTCAAGTGTGAGGGACAAGGGATCAGAAATGGAAAGATCTGGCAATTGACTGGATGTGTCCGTGAGGAAGAATGAAAGGTGGACAAACAGATGTCAGTGGAAAGTATCCCACAGGTTAGGCTACTGAGCTACATGGCCCTGTTAGGACTCTACTTATATTCTGCTCAAACTCTGTAGTCTTTAGAAGGACTGGAGGGAGAGTACTGGGGAGCAGAAATTGGATTTTTCTAGATTCTCTGTGCCCCATAACACCCAAGAAATTAAGGGCTTGTCCCACTGAATTGGGAATTCATGCATAAGCCCTAGCCTATCATGAAGGCTTCCCACAACTCTCTTCTCAATTTCtggtttccctcagtttccaaccACAGTGTGACTGGAGCTAACTCACCATCAACAGGTTCTGGTGCTGgactttccttctccaggttgGGGTTCTGATCCTagataggaagaaaataaaagtaggTTCTAATGGTTCTTTGCTTCCTGCCCCCAGATGATTCCACCACCCAAGTGCATCCCTCCACTTTAAGTACAATTAATCTCATGAAGGTCTCCTCACAAATGACCCTCACTAGCCCAATTCAGAACAGATGGCCATGAAGAAGTTGGCTCTTACCTCAGCCTGAACCCCTTGCTTTTCAAGGGGCTGTTCCTCGGTCTGAAGGGGCTTGTTCCAGACATCTGATTCTCCGGGGTCACCCTTGGGTGGCGTCACACCTGGGAGAAGGGATGGGATATGACAAGGTCTGAAGGGAAAAAAGGCGACAGGGAACTACACCTGCACCTCCTCTGTACTGATCTCAACAGGTGGAACAAAGAGCAAGAGCTCAAGACATATGgtacccccttcccttcccagggTCTACTATAACTGGCTGGGAAAGGCCATCTCCAGGATAACTGAGAGGAAATATGACCTGTTCCCTTTGTATCGAGGACCCCAAACTTTGTCTCACTCCACATTTCAAGGTCTGAGTTGTGAAGCTTCTCAGAGATTTCTTCAATTTTCTGCTTTGTATCTActggagaagaatgaaaagggaaattAATTAATTGGAGAGTATAAGAGATGAGGTGTTCAAAGTATTCCCTCTCGCCATCAAATATATTCCAGGTCCCCTGAGACTCACAGACTTGTCCCTGGATATATGCTCCATACTGCTCTGGCTGTAAAGTAGGGTGGCAGCGGATGGCCTGGGGAGCAGCACTTGGAGGAGGCCGAAGGAGAGGATGGGAGCAAAGTCGAGGGGTCCGAATAGTCAACACATAAGAACATGACTGTGGCTCATCTACCCGATCAATGTAGTCACCTGAAGCATCTGAACCTTCATCACACAGAAACTGACCATGGGAGAGTAGGTTAATTCAGAAGGGCCTGTGTGACATGGGGTCTACTGCTGCTCTTTCGAAGGGGGAAGAGCGAGGTTTGAAGGGAGAACAAAAACTTTCAGCATATTAACTAACCAGAACTAACTAGAGTGACAGGccacagaaaggagaatcagatCATTAAATCCGAAGTCAAGGTTAAGCAGAGACCCTGTGGGGACTAGGCCCTAGGAAACgactctgctctctctctctcctcaaggtGGCCTCCATTTTCTAACACTCACCCGAACTTCAGTCTCTCTAGGTCGCCCATTCAGGTCACACTTGGAGCCATTTCCATATATCTGGCTGTGGTAGCGTTTCAGGCGATGTTGCTTGGAGGCCTGATGTATAAAAGGGGCAGGAGAGACTAAGAGGGGTGAGAAATATGGTACAGCAGGAGAGACAGCCCTGAAAATGTCATGTAATTGAGAAAGTCCCTAGGTGCTAAGTTGGAATGGTCATTCAACTAACCCAGACTAACCCAGACCCATCCCCTGTTCCCCAAAGTTCTCAGACTCCAACCAGGATCCTAACTTTCCCTCCCAACCTCCCCCACCACTACCTTGGCAGTCTCATCATCCCAGTTGAAGGAAGATTGGTAATATCCAAGATAGAGAACAGAACCTTTTATCTCTGAATCTAAAAGAAATATCAAAGCATAGAATTATTCCTCTTCTTTAAGGGAAGAGTTCAGAATAAGGTAGGCCACCCTTTGCATAGCGTTTATTTTTAAACCcactgccttagaatcaatgctaagtataggttgtaaggcagaagagccatatgGGCTAGGCAACGGGAGCTAATTgttggtccagggtcacacaactaggaagggtctgagcccagatctgaactcaggtcctcaggtcctcctgattctagacctgggGCTctaacccactgagccacctaactgcccctctttATATAGTGTTGCAGAGCACTTAGTGGGAAGAATTAAAGAATTAGAGGAATCACCTTCCATGTGGTATTGTTGTATGTGGCgtccataacaaaattcatacgTCCACCAGTCCTTGgtctaataatgacaaagttaaCAGTCAGCGAAGCTGAGGGGGTGGGGGTGTCTGTCCAGCTCTTGAGATCCTTTTGCCCACCTTTATACCTTCCTCAGTAGGGAATCCTTCATGTTCTCTATGGAAGGAGATCCCTTACTGACTCTTGACCTCTCTGTCTCCAGATCTAAAAATTTCCTTAAAGTCTAAATTTCCTCCATCTGCAGTTTCAGCCCTCCCCTCTCATTCTGCCTTTCATGAAAAGGGGAATAATAGATTTTTCCTTTGGCCTTTAATTTTTTCTACCCCCATCCCCCAACCTTCTCTCCCTAGATGAACTCTTCCTCCTAAACACTCTGTAACTTCAACCTAATACTATAACTTCTCATACTCCAACACTTTTTAGGTCTATTTTGAGtatgggtttatttttattttttacttattttaaaacccttaccttctatcttagaatcaataccgtgtattggttccaaggcagaagagcagtaaaggctgggcaatgagggttaaatgactggcccagggtaaaaaagctaggaagtggctgaggctggatttgaacccaggaccacaccctctataggcctgactctcaaaccactgggccacctagatctataggtttgttttttctctttcatattctttACTCTTGTATAGTCTGTTTATACCCTAGACCCTATACAAGAGTCCACCCAACAGACCCTCCACACAGCCTAATTTGGCTTCGTGCCCTCATTCTCCCTCCTCCAGCCCCATTCACTTTCACTAGGCAGGGTGCATCTCTCATTGGATTCAGGAGCTCGGGGACTCCGGGCCCCTTATAGGGAGGGGCATCTTCTTCATGCTCCCGCTGGAAGTGAATGGCTCCAGCTGGTAAACGGCATTCATATCGCTGTTTGTACTTGGAGGAGACGATCACAACCTCTGAAGACTGGCTctggaagaggagagaatggggtTTGGAGATTGTAACAGAGGGACGGAGGCAGGGATCAATGACGACAACAAAGACATCCCCAGCCAAGTCTGGAAGACGAATATCAAAGGGGGAAATGGGAACTGTGTTTCCAGCTGTCTGAGGGAGGAAGGGCAGCGATGGCACCAGCAGCGTCCGCACAGGATTTGTTCCGTGCTGGCTGGCCACCTCCGACTCACAAAGGGAACGGGGatctcattttcccctttctgggactcagtttcctcatctgtaaaaagggggcCCTGCGGCTGACTGAGATCTGACGTCCCCGACGCTCGCCCGCAGAGGGCCGCAGGGACGCCTGCCAGGGTCCTCCTCGCCTTGTCCTCGCCCTCTCCTCTCGCGGTCCTCcgcctcctcccccccccccaccccgacACTCCACCTCCACCCCTTCCCCCTTGCTCCTCCGAGGCTCACCTGCCCCCCGATGACAGGCCGCGGGAGAATCTCGATTCCATATCGCATCTCATTCAGCTCCTCCAGGTTCAAGCTTCCAAAGGCACAGGCCGGCACGTCGGACAAAAGCGGCCCCAAGAGCAGAGGCCATAGCAGCTGAAAGAGCAGCGACGTCGCCGCCATCTTTCGTCCCTTGGCCCGAACCGGAGAGCAGTCGCTTCCGCCCTGAACCGGGCAGCCTCCTCGCCCCACCCCCTTACGCAGATAGATTTCATTGGTTCTTCCTTTTGCCCATCAAAGTGTCTTTTGCTCCTATTGGTGTACGTGATGTCTAGTCGTATGTATGAAAAGTGACGGACTGACGGACCGACGGgaggacagacagagatagacggAGGGTGGGACAGAAAGATGggtggaggtcctagattcagcTGGGGTGGGAGTGCAAATTGAGTGGGAGGGTTTCGATTCTGCTTTCTAAGACCTCTTACCTGCCGTGAGTAGATTGGCTGGAGTCAGCGCTGAATCAGCCAATCAGAAGCTAGGTCAGGAGCTCTCCTCTAAAAGGGGCGTGCTTGAGCGGGAGGGCTCGGGGCTGAGGTATCCTCTGGGCCAAGACTAGCTGTCAAATCTAATCAGTCAATGTTACCTCTGCGGCTGGGCGGGGCGAGGAAGTGGAGCTGGCCAGCCTCTCCGCAGCTGGGCCTGGCCACCTGCCGGCTAGGGAACAGGGCCGGGTTCTCATAGCCTGAAAGTCGCATAAAGAGCAGGAAAGAGACTAAGCGTTCTTAAAGCgtctcctatgtgccaggaataATAAACGTAAACATGAACCTCGGCTGCACTGCTTCCATGACGGAACCTCATCCAGCAAAGGGATGGCTACACTGACTTCTAGTGGCGTCTACGAAGcgcggggtgaccctgggcaagtcatctaacctacAGCTCAACTTCAtttttccccatctgcaaaaagAGAATATTAATAGGACCTACCTACAGGTTTGGGAACAAGAGATAACACTTGTAACGTGCCTAAATACTAATAATTAATCATTCCTACTTAGTCACCCTGGACAGCACCTTTCCTCCCAGAGTCTTTAAGGAGGAGAGGCCTTGGACCAAGGTTTCCACTCCCTGCCCGGTAGACGTCACCTAGGTGCCCACTCCTACTCCCCAGTTGCCACATTTTGATGATCTTGAACCAGGGGTTTTGTGAGGCTCAAAGGAGATACTAAATGCAAAACACTTCGCAAACCACAAAACATTATACaataataaagataattaatatagtaattattattagCCTACAGTCTCCAGCCCTCTAGTTTGGCCATGACTTCATTCCCTGAGCCTTCTGCTTTACTCATGCTTAGCACTGTTTATAGACCAATTCAGAggcttgctaaaaaaaaaaaaaattttttttaaattgggctTTCTGGGAGtaaaaaatatatgcacataccCTTTTTAAAGTTAATCTgttacagtggaattgcttgtcagctgcgGGAGAAGGGAGGTAAGAGGGGAAGTTGACActaggaatcatgtaaccatggggggaaatttttaaatagaaaaaaattaagttaatctGCTAATATTTGA contains these protein-coding regions:
- the OS9 gene encoding protein OS-9 isoform X3, which produces MAATSLLFQLLWPLLLGPLLSDVPACAFGSLNLEELNEMRYGIEILPRPVIGGQSQSSEVVIVSSKYKQRYECRLPAGAIHFQREHEEDAPPYKGPGVPELLNPMRDAPCLVKTKDWWTYEFCYGRHIQQYHMEDSEIKGSVLYLGYYQSSFNWDDETAKASKQHRLKRYHSQIYGNGSKCDLNGRPRETEVRFLCDEGSDASGDYIDRVDEPQSCSYVLTIRTPRLCSHPLLRPPPSAAPQAIRCHPTLQPEQYGAYIQGQVLDTKQKIEEISEKLHNSDLEMWSETKFGVLDTKGTGVTPPKGDPGESDVWNKPLQTEEQPLEKQGVQAEDQNPNLEKESPAPEPVDGFHDNVQVKVIRNPGDLVRFIEELKGGTKKGKLNPGQEGDAESNSETAHEGPEVKADGVEEERIEEEEADEEERLLGEFEKELEGMLLPSDRGRLRFEVKTGMEKELDNIIQEAESELDPEEPRSATERSQASQALASTLNKLIQRMDGRQGPDQGEGPMEGGATPPTSPPSPQSTDEETERRVRVRVTRLRAGGPNQDLSVFEMKRENPQVKHIEGLVKDLLEREGLTAEGKVEIKIVRPGAGESEEEDGHWLSDEDTKNLKEIFFNILIQGAEEAQKERQRQRQLEITLKSPSEPL
- the OS9 gene encoding protein OS-9 isoform X12; this encodes MAATSLLFQLLWPLLLGPLLSDVPACAFGSLNLEELNEMRYGIEILPRPVIGGQSQSSEVVIVSSKYKQRYECRLPAGAIHFQREHEEDAPPYKGPGVPELLNPMRDAPCLVKTKDWWTYEFCYGRHIQQYHMEDSEIKGSVLYLGYYQSSFNWDDETAKASKQHRLKRYHSQIYGNGSKCDLNGRPRETEVRFLCDEGSDASGDYIDRVDEPQSCSYVLTIRTPRLCSHPLLRPPPSAAPQAIRCHPTLQPEQYGAYIQGQVYTKQKIEEISEKLHNSDLEMWSVTPPKGDPGESDVWNKPLQTEEQPLEKQGVQAEDQNPNLEKESPAPEPVDGFHDNVQVKVIRNPGDLVRFIEELKGGTKKGKLNPGQEGDAESNSETAHEGPEVKADGVEEERIEEEEADEEERLLGEFEKELEGMLLPSDRGRLRFEVKTGMEKELDNIIQEAESELDPEEPRSATERSQASQALASTLNKLIQRMDGRQGPDQGEGPMEGGATPPTSPPSPQSTDEETERRVRVRVTRLRAGGPNQDLSVFEMKRENPQVKHIEGLVKDLLEREGLTAEGKVEIKIVRPGAGESEEEDGHWLSDEDTKNLKEIFFNILIQGAEEAQKERQRQRQLEITLKSPSEPL
- the OS9 gene encoding protein OS-9 isoform X15, producing the protein MAATSLLFQLLWPLLLGPLLSDVPACAFGSLNLEELNEMRYGIEILPRPVIGGQSQSSEVVIVSSKYKQRYECRLPAGAIHFQREHEEDAPPYKGPGVPELLNPMRDAPCLVKTKDWWTYEFCYGRHIQQYHMEDSEIKGSVLYLGYYQSSFNWDDETAKASKQHRLKRYHSQIYGNGSKCDLNGRPRETEVRFLCDEGSDASGDYIDRVDEPQSCSYVLTIRTPRLCSHPLLRPPPSAAPQAIRCHPTLQPEQYGAYIQGQVYTKQKIEEISEKLHNSDLEMWSVTPPKGDPGESDVWNKPLQTEEQPLEKQGVQAEDQNPNLEKESPAPEPVDGFHDNVQVKVIRNPGDLVRFIEELKGGTKKGKLNPGQEGDAESNSETAHEGPEVKADGVEEERIEEEEADEEERLLGEFEKELEGMLLPSDRGRLRFEVKTGMEKELDNIIQEAESELDPEEPRSATERSQASQALASTLNKLIQRMDGRQGPDQGEGPMEGGATPPTSPPSPQSTDEETERRVRVRVTRLRAGGPNQDLSVFEMKRENPQVKHIEGLVKDLLEREGLTAEGKVEIKIVRPGAGESEEEDGHWLSDEDTKNLKEIFFNILIQGAEEAQKERQRQLTLKSPSEPL
- the OS9 gene encoding protein OS-9 isoform X10, translating into MAATSLLFQLLWPLLLGPLLSDVPACAFGSLNLEELNEMRYGIEILPRPVIGGQSQSSEVVIVSSKYKQRYECRLPAGAIHFQREHEEDAPPYKGPGVPELLNPMRDAPCLVKTKDWWTYEFCYGRHIQQYHMEDSEIKGSVLYLGYYQSSFNWDDETAKASKQHRLKRYHSQIYGNGSKCDLNGRPRETEVRFLCDEGSDASGDYIDRVDEPQSCSYVLTIRTPRLCSHPLLRPPPSAAPQAIRCHPTLQPEQYGAYIQGQVYTKQKIEEISEKLHNSDLEMWSETKFGVLDTKGTGVTPPKGDPGESDVWNKPLQTEEQPLEKQGVQAEDQNPNLEKESPAPEPVDGFHDNVQVKVIRNPGDLVRFIEELKGGTKKGKLNPGQEGDAESNSETAHEGPEVKADGVEEERIEEEEADEEERLLGEFEKELEGMLLPSDRGRLRFEVKTGMEKELDNIIQEAESELDPEEPRSATERSQASQALASTLNKLIQRMDGRQGPDQGEGPMEGGATPPTSPPSPQSTDEETERRVRVRVTRLRAGGPNQDLSVFEMKRENPQVKHIEGLVKDLLEREGLTAEGKVEIKIVRPGAGESEEEDGHWLSDEDTKNLKEIFFNILIQGAEEAQKERQRQLTLKSPSEPL